A genomic segment from Meiothermus sp. Pnk-1 encodes:
- a CDS encoding 3-oxoacid CoA-transferase: protein MKRVPQITAEEAAAKVKDGDTLLVGGFGMTGNPVHLLHALAQRPVKNLTYVGNNVGEAGLGGGRLLRNGQIKKAIGSYFTSNPEAVQAAQSGAIEVELLPQGSLAEALRAGGAGLGGFYTPTAAGTLLARGKETRVIGGKEYVFVEPLRGNVAFIRAWKADTAGNLVYRMTEQNFNKAMATAADLVIAEVEQIVPVGEIDPNQVHTPGCYVDYLVEAKMTPELLGSSASVEGSKKADPKRLAIARRALQELKPGDVVNLGIGIPTLVADLITPEMGIILHSENGMLGVGPAPEEGGAMDYPVNAGKIPVTALPGASYFDSADSFAMIRGGHVDVAIMGGLQVDEKANLANWAVPGKPLLGVGGAMDLASGAKKLIITMTHTNPDGSSKIVPECDLPLTARHAVDLVITELAVFGYPEGQLTLLELMPGATLEEVRAKTAARFR, encoded by the coding sequence GTGAAACGCGTTCCACAGATCACCGCGGAAGAAGCGGCGGCGAAAGTCAAGGACGGAGATACCCTGCTGGTGGGGGGTTTTGGCATGACCGGCAACCCCGTGCACCTGCTGCACGCCCTGGCCCAAAGGCCGGTCAAAAACCTCACCTATGTGGGCAACAACGTCGGAGAGGCCGGGCTGGGCGGTGGGCGGTTGCTGCGCAACGGGCAGATCAAGAAAGCCATCGGCTCGTACTTCACCTCCAACCCCGAGGCCGTGCAAGCCGCGCAGAGCGGGGCCATCGAGGTCGAGTTGCTCCCACAGGGCTCGCTGGCCGAGGCCCTGCGGGCCGGGGGGGCGGGCCTTGGCGGGTTCTATACGCCCACCGCGGCCGGAACCCTGCTCGCCAGGGGCAAAGAGACCCGCGTCATCGGCGGGAAGGAATACGTATTCGTCGAGCCCCTGCGGGGCAACGTGGCTTTTATCCGAGCCTGGAAGGCCGACACCGCCGGCAACCTGGTCTACCGCATGACCGAGCAGAACTTCAACAAGGCCATGGCCACCGCCGCCGACTTGGTGATCGCGGAGGTCGAGCAGATCGTCCCGGTGGGCGAGATCGACCCCAACCAGGTCCACACCCCCGGCTGCTACGTGGATTATCTGGTGGAGGCCAAGATGACCCCGGAGCTGCTGGGCTCCTCGGCCTCGGTGGAGGGGAGCAAAAAAGCGGATCCCAAGCGCCTGGCCATAGCCCGTCGGGCCTTGCAGGAACTCAAACCCGGCGACGTGGTCAATCTGGGCATCGGCATCCCCACCCTGGTGGCCGACCTCATCACGCCCGAGATGGGCATCATCCTGCACAGCGAGAACGGCATGCTGGGGGTGGGGCCGGCGCCCGAGGAGGGTGGCGCGATGGATTACCCGGTAAATGCGGGCAAAATCCCGGTAACTGCCCTGCCGGGGGCTTCCTACTTCGACAGCGCCGATTCCTTCGCCATGATCCGTGGGGGGCACGTGGACGTGGCGATCATGGGCGGGTTGCAAGTAGACGAAAAGGCCAACCTGGCCAACTGGGCGGTGCCCGGTAAACCCTTGCTGGGGGTGGGGGGGGCGATGGACCTGGCCTCGGGGGCTAAGAAGCTCATCATCACCATGACCCACACCAACCCCGACGGCTCTTCCAAGATCGTGCCCGAGTGCGACCTACCCCTCACCGCGAGGCACGCGGTAGACCTGGTGATCACCGAGCTGGCGGTGTTCGGTTACCCTGAAGGACAACTCACCCTTCTGGAGCTGATGCCGGGGGCCACTTTGGAAGAGGTGCGGGCCAAGACCGCCGCGCGGTTTCGATGA
- the pcaB gene encoding 3-carboxy-cis,cis-muconate cycloisomerase: protein MPFLPSESRLFERLYGEPALAELFRDERWVGFLLEVEVALAKVQGELGIIPPEAAAAIGGLQSFIPDWEALARQTERDGVPIAGLVTQLRKAVGSEHGPYLHWGATTQDILDTAFILQARSALGLLEDELRRTLRALAGLARRHRHTLMAGRTHAQQALPITFGFKVAGWMAPLLRDLERLEELKGRLLVVQLGGAVGTLAALGEEGVRVVEGLARELGLGTPPIPWHTARDNLAELAGWLSLLTGSLAKMAQDVILLAQSEVGEVSESAEADRGGSSTLPQKSNPVRSEVILASARANAALLSAVHQALIAEHERATHGWQLEWLTLPQMFSHTAAALHQARCLSEGMVVHPAGMQANLRASRGLMLAEAISFALAEHMDRDQAKALVREAARAARSEGRHLVEVVRERVGFPLDWEALSEEGYLGSSQLFIDRVLQQAEGVLHG, encoded by the coding sequence ATGCCTTTTCTGCCGAGTGAATCCAGGCTGTTTGAAAGGCTCTACGGCGAGCCGGCCCTGGCCGAGCTCTTCCGCGACGAGCGCTGGGTGGGGTTCTTGCTCGAGGTCGAGGTCGCCTTGGCCAAGGTGCAGGGGGAGCTGGGGATCATTCCCCCGGAGGCCGCGGCGGCCATCGGGGGTTTGCAAAGCTTCATCCCGGACTGGGAGGCTTTGGCCCGGCAGACCGAGCGGGATGGGGTTCCCATCGCCGGCCTGGTGACGCAGCTACGGAAGGCCGTCGGAAGCGAACACGGCCCCTACCTCCACTGGGGGGCCACCACCCAGGACATCCTGGACACCGCCTTCATCCTGCAAGCGCGCTCGGCGCTGGGGCTGCTGGAGGACGAGCTGCGCCGAACCCTGCGGGCCCTGGCCGGCCTGGCCCGGCGGCACCGCCACACCCTGATGGCCGGGCGCACCCACGCCCAGCAAGCCCTGCCCATCACCTTCGGCTTCAAGGTGGCGGGCTGGATGGCCCCGCTGCTGCGCGATCTGGAGCGCCTGGAAGAGCTCAAAGGGCGGCTTTTGGTGGTGCAGCTGGGCGGTGCGGTGGGCACCCTGGCCGCGCTGGGGGAGGAGGGGGTGAGGGTCGTGGAGGGCCTGGCCCGCGAGCTGGGCCTGGGCACCCCCCCCATCCCCTGGCACACCGCCCGCGACAACCTGGCCGAGTTGGCGGGGTGGCTCTCGCTGCTCACCGGCAGCCTGGCCAAGATGGCCCAGGACGTCATCCTGCTCGCGCAGAGCGAGGTGGGCGAGGTTTCGGAAAGCGCCGAGGCCGACCGGGGGGGCTCCTCCACCCTGCCGCAGAAATCCAATCCGGTGAGGAGCGAGGTCATCCTGGCCTCAGCCCGGGCCAATGCGGCGTTGCTATCCGCCGTCCACCAGGCCCTGATCGCCGAGCACGAGCGGGCCACCCACGGTTGGCAGTTGGAGTGGCTCACCCTGCCGCAGATGTTTTCTCATACCGCCGCCGCCCTCCATCAGGCCCGCTGCCTGAGCGAGGGAATGGTGGTGCACCCCGCGGGGATGCAGGCCAACCTGAGGGCCTCGCGGGGGCTGATGCTGGCCGAAGCCATAAGCTTCGCCCTGGCCGAGCACATGGACCGCGACCAGGCCAAAGCCCTCGTGCGGGAGGCGGCCAGGGCGGCGCGCTCCGAAGGGCGCCACCTGGTGGAGGTGGTGCGGGAGCGGGTGGGCTTCCCGCTGGACTGGGAGGCCTTGAGCGAGGAGGGCTATCTGGGCTCGAGCCAGCTCTTCATCGACCGGGTGTTGCAGCAGGCGGAGGGGGTTTTGCATGGCTGA
- the pcaG gene encoding protocatechuate 3,4-dioxygenase subunit alpha, protein MRPQSPSQTVGPFFAFALVREGGNILVNEQTLGERITLKGRVLDGDGVPIDDALVEIWQADAQGRFRHPADPQHAQADPHFRGFGRSGTMGEGFWFRTVKPGPVPPSPVPYIDVRVFARGMLIHAVTRLYFSDHDNTQDPIFAALEPARRSTLLAQRCQTPDGVVYRWDIRLQGEGETVFFDL, encoded by the coding sequence ATGCGCCCGCAGTCGCCCAGCCAAACCGTGGGTCCCTTCTTCGCCTTCGCCCTGGTGCGCGAAGGGGGCAACATCCTGGTGAACGAGCAGACCCTGGGGGAGCGGATCACCCTGAAAGGCCGGGTGCTGGACGGGGACGGGGTGCCGATAGACGACGCCTTGGTGGAGATCTGGCAGGCCGACGCCCAAGGGCGCTTCCGTCACCCCGCCGACCCCCAGCACGCCCAGGCCGACCCCCACTTCAGGGGTTTTGGCCGCTCGGGGACGATGGGCGAGGGGTTCTGGTTCCGCACCGTCAAGCCGGGGCCGGTTCCCCCCAGCCCGGTGCCCTACATCGACGTGCGGGTCTTCGCCCGGGGGATGCTGATCCACGCCGTCACCCGGCTGTACTTCTCCGACCACGACAACACCCAGGACCCGATCTTTGCCGCCCTCGAGCCCGCGCGCCGTTCCACCTTGCTGGCCCAGCGCTGCCAGACCCCCGACGGCGTGGTGTACCGCTGGGACATCCGCTTGCAGGGCGAGGGGGAGACGGTGTTCTTCGATCTGTAG
- the pcaH gene encoding protocatechuate 3,4-dioxygenase subunit beta: MSQSRVLDWSIQPPYLYSPYVATVRRAPHHPLVPLPASLLERTGPVYGEGDIGPLDHDLTQNAAKNGEPLGERIIVSGRVLDENGRGVPGVLIEIWQANAAGRYIHKNDQHDAPLDPNFVGAGRTLTDERGCYRFITIKPGAYPWRNHPNAWRPAHIHFSLIGRNFSERLVTQMYFPGDPLLEHDPIYQGIPNVKARERLISSFDLELTRPEWALGYRFDIVLAGYDRMYFEEGGH, from the coding sequence ATGAGCCAAAGCCGCGTACTGGACTGGAGCATCCAGCCCCCCTACCTCTACAGCCCCTATGTGGCCACCGTGCGCCGGGCCCCCCACCACCCCCTGGTGCCCTTGCCGGCCTCGCTTCTGGAGCGCACCGGTCCCGTCTACGGCGAGGGGGATATCGGCCCCCTGGACCACGACCTGACCCAAAACGCCGCCAAGAACGGGGAACCTTTGGGGGAGCGCATCATCGTGAGCGGTCGGGTGCTCGACGAGAACGGGCGGGGGGTGCCGGGGGTCTTGATCGAGATCTGGCAGGCCAACGCCGCCGGGCGGTACATCCACAAAAACGACCAGCACGATGCGCCTCTGGACCCCAACTTCGTCGGCGCGGGCCGCACCCTCACCGACGAACGGGGTTGCTATCGCTTCATCACCATCAAGCCCGGCGCTTACCCCTGGAGGAACCACCCCAACGCCTGGAGGCCGGCCCACATCCACTTCTCCCTCATCGGGCGCAACTTCAGCGAACGGTTGGTCACCCAGATGTACTTCCCCGGCGACCCCTTGCTCGAGCACGATCCCATCTACCAAGGCATCCCCAACGTCAAAGCCCGCGAGCGCCTCATCTCGAGCTTCGACCTCGAGCTCACCCGCCCCGAGTGGGCCCTGGGCTACCGCTTCGACATCGTGCTCGCCGGTTACGACCGGATGTACTTCGAGGAGGGAGGCCACTGA
- the pcaC gene encoding 4-carboxymuconolactone decarboxylase, which translates to MDDRYERGLNNRRAVLGTAYVAQAQARTTPFDADFQRFITEYAWGEVWGREGLERKTRHLLTLALLAALGHEHELALHLRATANTGVRPEEVREVLMQVAVYAGVPAANRAFAIAKEVFKEEV; encoded by the coding sequence GTGGACGATAGATATGAACGCGGGCTGAACAACCGCCGGGCGGTGCTGGGGACGGCGTACGTGGCCCAGGCCCAGGCCCGCACCACGCCCTTTGACGCCGACTTTCAGCGCTTCATCACCGAGTACGCCTGGGGAGAGGTTTGGGGACGGGAAGGGCTCGAGCGCAAAACCCGCCACCTGCTCACCCTGGCCCTGCTGGCAGCCCTGGGCCACGAACACGAGCTGGCCCTACACCTGCGGGCCACCGCCAATACCGGGGTGCGCCCCGAAGAGGTACGCGAGGTGCTGATGCAGGTTGCGGTTTATGCCGGGGTACCGGCGGCCAACCGGGCCTTTGCCATCGCCAAGGAGGTTTTCAAGGAGGAAGTATGA
- the pcaD gene encoding 3-oxoadipate enol-lactonase has protein sequence MTRFAKVNGLVLHYRLEGEGPPVVFINSLGSDLRLWDAQAAGLASRFQVVRYDKRGHGLSEAPPPPYTLADHTRDLKALLDHLALEQVSLVGISVGGMIALDFARTHPERTRALVLMDTGARIGSAESWDGRIRAIEETSLAEVAKGVIARWFTPTFFREQPAAAQGYYHMLARTPTEGYLGTCAALRDADLRGGLEAVRAPALVVCGAQDPSTPPALSEALAQELGAPLRLIEGAAHLPCIEQPEATLNEIRAFLEAHGGR, from the coding sequence ATGACGCGCTTTGCCAAGGTAAACGGTCTTGTCCTGCACTACCGGCTCGAGGGGGAAGGTCCCCCGGTGGTCTTCATCAACTCCTTGGGCAGCGACCTGCGCCTCTGGGACGCCCAGGCCGCAGGGCTCGCCTCCCGTTTCCAGGTGGTGCGTTACGACAAACGCGGCCACGGCCTCTCCGAGGCCCCACCCCCACCCTACACCCTGGCCGACCACACCCGGGATCTAAAGGCCCTGCTCGACCACCTTGCCCTCGAGCAGGTCAGCCTGGTAGGCATCTCGGTAGGGGGGATGATCGCCCTCGACTTCGCCCGTACCCATCCCGAGCGCACCCGTGCGCTGGTGCTGATGGACACCGGGGCCCGCATCGGGAGTGCAGAAAGCTGGGACGGGCGCATCCGGGCCATCGAGGAGACCTCGTTGGCCGAGGTGGCCAAGGGGGTCATCGCCCGCTGGTTTACCCCGACTTTTTTCCGGGAGCAACCCGCCGCCGCGCAGGGCTACTACCACATGCTTGCGCGCACCCCGACCGAGGGCTACCTCGGAACCTGCGCGGCCTTGCGGGATGCCGACCTGCGCGGGGGGCTGGAGGCGGTACGGGCTCCGGCGCTGGTAGTGTGCGGGGCCCAAGACCCCTCCACCCCGCCTGCCCTCTCGGAGGCGCTGGCCCAGGAGCTGGGGGCCCCGCTGCGGCTCATCGAGGGAGCCGCCCACCTGCCCTGCATCGAGCAACCCGAGGCCACCCTGAACGAAATCCGCGCCTTTTTGGAGGCCCACGGTGGACGATAG
- a CDS encoding IclR family transcriptional regulator, protein MNLLPEAVLEAEAHNEQESFFVEALARGLSVIRCFDEGHERLTISEVARLTGLSRATARRSLLTLHTLGYVATDGKLFWLTPKILSLGHAYLSSTPLPRLLQPVLEEVSAQLHESCSASILDGGEIVYIARAATRRVISVGLGVGSRLPAYCTSMGRVLLAALEPAELEAYLQRTPLRPLTPHTLTDPELLREELARVRGQGYALVDQELELGLRSLAVPVKNARGRVLAAMNVGVQAGRVSREELLKRTLPVLLQAAASLVPLLGI, encoded by the coding sequence ATGAATCTCTTGCCCGAGGCGGTGCTGGAAGCCGAGGCCCACAACGAACAGGAGAGCTTTTTCGTGGAGGCCCTGGCGAGGGGGCTCTCGGTGATTCGCTGCTTCGACGAGGGCCACGAGCGCCTTACCATCAGCGAAGTGGCCCGCCTCACCGGCCTCAGCCGGGCCACCGCCAGGCGCTCGCTTTTGACCCTGCACACCCTCGGCTATGTGGCCACCGACGGCAAACTGTTCTGGCTGACCCCCAAAATCCTGAGCCTGGGCCATGCCTACCTCTCCTCTACCCCCCTGCCCCGCCTGCTCCAGCCGGTGCTGGAGGAAGTGAGCGCCCAGCTTCACGAGTCCTGCTCGGCCAGCATCTTGGACGGCGGGGAGATCGTCTACATTGCCCGCGCCGCCACCCGCCGCGTCATCTCGGTGGGGCTGGGGGTGGGCAGCCGCCTGCCCGCTTACTGCACCTCCATGGGCCGGGTGCTGCTGGCCGCCCTGGAGCCCGCAGAGCTGGAGGCCTACCTACAGCGCACGCCCCTGCGCCCCCTGACCCCCCACACCCTCACCGACCCCGAACTCCTGCGCGAAGAGCTGGCGCGGGTGCGCGGCCAAGGCTATGCCCTGGTAGACCAGGAACTCGAGCTGGGGCTGCGCTCGTTGGCCGTGCCGGTGAAAAACGCGCGGGGCCGGGTGCTGGCGGCCATGAATGTGGGGGTGCAGGCCGGGCGGGTGAGCCGGGAGGAGCTTTTGAAGCGCACGCTGCCGGTGTTGCTCCAGGCCGCGGCCTCGCTGGTGCCGCTGTTGGGAATCTGA
- a CDS encoding DUF1932 domain-containing protein — protein MDKNLSIAVLGLGEAGAAIAQDLLQAGAEVVGYDPIPEKGVPGIRRASSEAEAAWGAGVVLSVNWARVALEVAQRVAPVLGPGVVYADLNTAAPALKRALCEAVAPTGALFADIALMSPVPGRGLRTPALASGPGALAYAERLGPLGAVVEVVGEAPGAAATRKLLRSIFFKGLAAAVGEALEAARRLGLEAETRQNIAQTLEEANAALVDRLVEGSLRHARRRREEMAAAAAMLQELGLKPLMAQATEAWLGEMEKGQSGN, from the coding sequence GTGGACAAGAACCTGTCAATTGCCGTGCTGGGCCTGGGTGAGGCCGGAGCGGCCATCGCCCAAGACCTCCTGCAGGCCGGGGCGGAGGTGGTGGGCTACGACCCCATTCCCGAAAAAGGCGTGCCGGGGATCCGGCGGGCTTCCAGCGAGGCCGAGGCGGCCTGGGGGGCCGGGGTTGTCCTCAGCGTGAACTGGGCCCGGGTGGCGCTCGAGGTGGCCCAGCGGGTGGCCCCGGTGCTGGGGCCGGGGGTGGTCTACGCCGACCTCAACACCGCGGCCCCGGCGCTCAAGCGGGCCCTCTGCGAGGCGGTAGCCCCCACCGGGGCTCTTTTCGCCGACATCGCCCTGATGAGCCCGGTGCCGGGCAGGGGCCTGCGCACCCCAGCGCTCGCCTCGGGGCCGGGGGCTTTGGCCTATGCCGAGCGGCTGGGGCCGTTGGGCGCGGTGGTGGAAGTGGTAGGGGAAGCGCCGGGGGCCGCCGCCACCCGCAAGCTCCTGCGCAGCATCTTCTTCAAAGGGCTGGCGGCGGCGGTGGGGGAGGCTTTGGAGGCGGCCCGGCGGCTTGGCCTCGAGGCCGAGACCCGTCAGAACATCGCCCAGACCCTGGAGGAGGCCAACGCCGCGCTCGTTGACCGGTTGGTGGAGGGTAGCCTGCGCCACGCCCGGCGCCGACGGGAGGAGATGGCGGCCGCGGCGGCGATGCTGCAAGAGCTGGGGCTGAAACCGCTTATGGCCCAGGCCACCGAAGCCTGGCTGGGCGAGATGGAAAAGGGGCAATCCGGCAACTAA
- a CDS encoding tannase/feruloyl esterase family alpha/beta hydrolase: MVLAATDVNDTDIAGYPRSYCKVTGNIWAVDPTASPIRFEVNLPKRWNQRVLQYGGGGTNGTVVTGLDPFSGAPANVPTPLARGYVTLGSDSGHSSEGKPPFDTSFALNQEELMNFAQWQIKKTLDVAKFLIRRVYRQEPRYTYFIGGSQGGHEALDAAQRYPDDYNGIVAHYPAYNVINMWLGAWAQARAIYGNKLGVPSPAWMNPAKVATLVAYVRAQCDGLDGLEDGIISDVRACNAKVSTESIRAALRCPGGADTGETCLSDPQLAAVEKIASPVQFGFAFAGGSTSYPRWPILEGATFTQNHLGRSNTADLSKFPFAPDGSAFQLFPAKGAIQGFITRDMNYDPLAFEPSQWVSRIQQVSSWADAVSTDYSRFIAKGGKMILTHGTIDDSITPHNTIAYWNKLVADMGQAEVRKFARFYLIPGMGHGSGIFTARHDWLSTLEAWVERGEAPEHLIAVDGNTSSATAATNGRTRPLCEYGTYPRYTGPANPTQAQANDAANFTCTPY, encoded by the coding sequence ATGGTTTTGGCGGCCACTGACGTGAACGATACGGATATAGCAGGCTATCCACGTAGCTACTGCAAGGTCACCGGCAACATTTGGGCAGTGGATCCCACAGCCTCCCCCATTCGCTTTGAAGTCAACCTTCCCAAAAGGTGGAATCAGCGGGTATTGCAGTACGGGGGTGGAGGCACCAACGGAACGGTGGTGACAGGATTGGATCCATTTAGTGGTGCGCCGGCTAACGTCCCTACTCCATTAGCCCGTGGTTACGTTACCCTGGGCAGCGACTCCGGTCACTCTTCCGAGGGGAAACCACCTTTTGATACCAGTTTTGCTTTAAATCAGGAAGAGCTGATGAATTTCGCCCAATGGCAGATTAAAAAGACGTTGGATGTCGCCAAATTCCTTATTCGGCGGGTATATCGCCAAGAGCCCCGCTACACCTACTTTATAGGTGGTTCGCAAGGCGGCCATGAAGCCCTTGACGCTGCCCAACGCTATCCGGACGACTACAACGGCATAGTTGCCCACTACCCAGCTTACAACGTTATCAACATGTGGCTGGGTGCGTGGGCTCAGGCCAGGGCTATCTACGGCAACAAGCTGGGCGTGCCTAGTCCTGCGTGGATGAACCCAGCTAAGGTTGCTACCTTGGTTGCTTATGTGCGGGCACAGTGTGATGGTTTAGATGGCCTTGAAGATGGCATCATCAGCGATGTGCGCGCCTGTAACGCCAAGGTAAGCACTGAAAGCATTAGAGCAGCCTTGCGTTGCCCTGGTGGGGCCGACACTGGGGAGACTTGTCTTTCTGATCCTCAGCTTGCGGCAGTGGAGAAAATCGCTTCGCCCGTACAGTTTGGCTTTGCTTTTGCTGGGGGCAGTACCAGTTATCCCCGTTGGCCTATCCTAGAGGGAGCAACGTTTACCCAGAACCATCTGGGACGCAGCAACACCGCCGACTTGAGTAAGTTTCCCTTTGCCCCTGACGGCTCAGCGTTCCAGCTCTTCCCGGCTAAGGGCGCCATTCAAGGGTTCATCACCCGGGACATGAACTATGACCCCTTAGCCTTTGAACCAAGCCAATGGGTGAGCCGCATTCAGCAAGTTTCAAGCTGGGCGGATGCGGTTAGCACCGATTACAGCCGGTTTATTGCCAAGGGGGGTAAGATGATTCTTACTCACGGTACCATTGACGATTCCATCACGCCCCACAACACTATTGCTTATTGGAACAAGCTGGTGGCGGACATGGGGCAGGCAGAGGTCAGAAAATTTGCCCGCTTCTATCTGATTCCGGGGATGGGACATGGCAGCGGTATTTTCACAGCTCGGCACGATTGGCTATCAACGCTGGAAGCCTGGGTCGAGCGAGGGGAAGCACCGGAGCACCTTATTGCAGTGGACGGCAACACCAGTTCTGCAACTGCAGCAACCAATGGGCGTACTCGCCCATTATGCGAGTACGGTACCTACCCCAGATACACTGGCCCAGCCAATCCCACTCAGGCACAAGCCAACGACGCAGCCAACTTTACTTGCACACCTTACTAA
- a CDS encoding 4-carboxy-4-hydroxy-2-oxoadipate aldolase/oxaloacetate decarboxylase — MSLSQDELQTLARLGVATVYEASGREGLVDLPLLPLVPGSRVAGPVLTVLCAQNDNLMVHAAMAAVRPGEVLVFAMPEPAPVALVGELLATQAKAQGAAGMLVDAAVRDAEELAQMGLPIWTRYVRAKGAERKSLGQIGVPLQLGGALIRTGDILVLDADGAVVVAKERSREVLEAAQARAQREEGLRGRFQAGELSVDLYGLRSHVEGELSKVPREKT; from the coding sequence ATGAGCCTGAGCCAAGACGAACTGCAAACCCTAGCCCGGCTGGGGGTGGCCACGGTCTACGAGGCTTCGGGACGGGAGGGGCTGGTAGACCTGCCCCTCTTGCCGCTCGTGCCCGGCAGCCGGGTGGCGGGGCCCGTTCTGACGGTGTTGTGCGCCCAGAATGACAACCTGATGGTCCACGCGGCCATGGCCGCGGTGCGGCCCGGCGAGGTGCTGGTCTTCGCCATGCCCGAGCCCGCCCCGGTAGCGCTGGTGGGGGAACTTTTGGCCACCCAGGCCAAAGCCCAGGGGGCCGCCGGGATGCTGGTGGACGCCGCGGTGCGCGACGCCGAGGAGCTGGCCCAGATGGGCCTGCCCATCTGGACCCGGTACGTGCGGGCTAAGGGGGCCGAGCGCAAATCGCTGGGGCAGATCGGGGTTCCCTTGCAACTGGGCGGGGCCCTTATCCGTACCGGCGACATCCTGGTGCTGGACGCCGACGGGGCAGTGGTGGTGGCCAAGGAGCGCTCGAGGGAGGTGCTCGAGGCCGCCCAGGCTCGTGCCCAGCGGGAAGAGGGCCTGCGCGGGCGCTTCCAGGCGGGGGAGCTCTCCGTTGACCTCTACGGCCTGCGCTCTCATGTCGAAGGTGAACTGTCTAAGGTGCCAAGGGAAAAAACGTAG
- a CDS encoding PIG-L deacetylase family protein produces MKRMLVFSAHAADFVWRAGGAIASVCAQGGQARVVALSYGERGESGELWKEPGQTLERVKAIRHAEATQAAEALGASFECLDLGDYPLRVDERALERLVEIIVETAPDLLLTHPEKDPFNPDHPVTYEAVEKARQLASGAGVASAFRTVRPPEFLLFEPHQPELCGFVPTLFLDITPVWEKKQKAMEAFASQGYLRQYYGERAAHRANHARRIAGHKDIERAEAFQRALPQVVRSL; encoded by the coding sequence ATGAAGCGGATGCTGGTCTTCAGCGCCCACGCCGCCGACTTCGTCTGGCGGGCTGGGGGGGCCATCGCCAGCGTGTGCGCCCAGGGGGGGCAGGCGCGGGTGGTGGCCCTGAGCTACGGCGAGCGCGGGGAGTCGGGAGAGCTGTGGAAGGAGCCGGGGCAGACCCTCGAGCGGGTCAAGGCTATCCGCCACGCCGAGGCCACCCAGGCCGCCGAGGCTTTGGGGGCCAGCTTCGAGTGCCTGGATCTGGGCGACTACCCCTTGCGGGTGGACGAGCGAGCTCTGGAGCGCCTGGTCGAGATCATCGTGGAGACCGCCCCGGACCTGCTCCTGACCCACCCCGAGAAGGACCCCTTCAACCCCGACCACCCGGTGACCTACGAGGCGGTGGAGAAAGCCCGCCAGCTCGCCAGCGGGGCCGGGGTGGCCAGCGCCTTCCGCACCGTGCGGCCCCCCGAGTTTTTGCTCTTTGAGCCCCACCAACCCGAGCTGTGCGGCTTCGTGCCCACGCTCTTCCTGGACATCACCCCGGTCTGGGAGAAAAAGCAAAAGGCTATGGAGGCCTTCGCCTCGCAGGGTTATCTGCGCCAGTACTACGGCGAGCGGGCCGCCCACCGGGCCAACCACGCCCGCCGCATCGCCGGCCACAAGGACATCGAGCGCGCCGAGGCCTTCCAGCGCGCGCTGCCCCAGGTGGTGAGGAGCTTATGA
- a CDS encoding DUF6282 family protein, whose translation MTPSERAIELVQGAYDLHVHIEPDVIPRHTHDLELAQRFRERGLAGFVLKSHYVPTAERALLARRVVPEVEVLGSLTLNHGVGGLNPVAVEIAAREGARIVWLPTVDAANEAREADALPPEKKPLWAKLQVEFREAGLPLDPIEALDANGRVVPALRQVLGVVARHGLVLATGHLGRAEILKVVEAALEEGVRYIVVTHPDYPTQALPIPEQRYLAQQGAYLERCLVPSWSGKVPWERVFEAIRATGVERNVLSTDLGQPKNPPVEDGLALFADKLLEAGFDEAEVRQMAVTNPVKLAKGGRA comes from the coding sequence ATGACCCCCAGCGAACGCGCCATCGAACTGGTGCAAGGCGCCTACGACCTGCATGTGCACATCGAACCCGACGTGATCCCCCGCCACACCCACGACCTCGAGCTGGCCCAGCGCTTCCGCGAACGGGGCCTGGCCGGCTTCGTGCTCAAGTCCCATTACGTCCCGACCGCCGAGCGGGCCCTCTTGGCCCGGCGGGTGGTGCCGGAGGTGGAGGTACTGGGCAGCCTGACCCTGAACCACGGGGTGGGAGGGCTGAACCCGGTGGCGGTGGAGATCGCCGCCCGCGAGGGGGCCCGCATCGTCTGGCTGCCCACCGTGGACGCGGCCAACGAAGCCCGGGAGGCCGACGCCCTGCCCCCGGAGAAAAAGCCCCTGTGGGCCAAGCTGCAAGTGGAGTTCCGAGAGGCCGGGCTACCCCTCGATCCCATCGAGGCGCTGGACGCCAACGGGCGGGTGGTGCCGGCCCTGCGCCAGGTGCTGGGGGTAGTGGCCCGGCACGGCCTGGTGCTGGCCACCGGGCACTTGGGCCGCGCGGAGATTCTGAAGGTGGTGGAGGCCGCCTTGGAGGAAGGGGTGCGCTACATCGTGGTCACCCACCCCGACTACCCCACCCAGGCCCTGCCCATCCCCGAGCAGCGCTACCTGGCCCAGCAGGGGGCCTACCTCGAGCGCTGCCTGGTGCCCTCCTGGAGCGGCAAGGTGCCCTGGGAACGGGTGTTTGAGGCCATCCGGGCTACCGGGGTGGAGCGTAACGTTCTTTCCACCGACTTAGGCCAGCCCAAGAACCCTCCCGTAGAGGACGGGCTGGCCCTCTTTGCCGACAAGCTCTTGGAAGCGGGCTTTGACGAAGCCGAGGTGCGCCAGATGGCCGTGACCAACCCCGTGAAGCTGGCCAAAGGAGGGCGGGCATGA